Proteins encoded together in one Amblyomma americanum isolate KBUSLIRL-KWMA chromosome 1, ASM5285725v1, whole genome shotgun sequence window:
- the LOC144127356 gene encoding uncharacterized protein LOC144127356 — protein sequence MLAEERSAVNILRRNQGIVILPADKGNATVMLNRPDYEKKMRDLLQDRSTYVALKKDPTSKLERELQKLLVDVFHFVPPHHKSVYFRLLCQNGSAPALYDLPKIHKEGVPMGRIVDFTRFLLYELLGYLHRVFAPLVGKGSTFVRNSYEFIEKVCDISVDDDDLMVSFDVKSLFTSVPVDLAVDVCGAALHSDKKLGERTPFEALDQLRLLKFCLENTYFVFRGTFYKEVHGTAMGAAISVTAANLTLEAIEDQALASFQPRPKVFLRYIDDCFCIIK from the coding sequence ATGCTTGCTGAGGAACGCAGTGCTGTCAACATCCTGCGGAGGAACCAGGGTATTGTTATCCTCCCCGCCGACAAGGGTAATGCCACTGTCATGTTGAACAGGCCAGACTACGAGAAAAAGATGCGGGATCTTCTGCAGGACCGGAGCACTTACGTCGCTCTCAAGAAAGACCCTACATCTAAGTTAGAACGAGAACTGCAGAAACTACTTGTCGACGTATTCCACTTCGTACCGCCTCACCATAAGTCAGTGTACTTCAGGCTCCTCTGCCAAAATGGGTCCGCGCCTGCGTTGTATGACTTGCCAAAGATCCACAAGGAGGGCGTCCCTATGGGACGGATAGTGGACTTCACCCGTTTCCTCTTGTACGAGCTCTTGGGCTACCTTCACCGCGTCTTCGCGCCGCTAGTTGGGAAAGGATCCACGTTTGTACGGAACTCGTACGAGTTCATCGAAAAGGTGTGTGACATTTCCGTGGATGACGATGACTTAATGGTGTCCTTCGACGTCAAGTCTTTGTTCACAAGCGTCCCTGTGGATCTAGCGGTGgatgtatgcggcgctgcccttcACTCAGACAAGAAGCTCGGCGAAAGAACACCTTTCGAGGCACTGGACCAGTTGAGGCTCTTAAAATTTTGCCTAGAAAACACGTATTTCGTTTTCCGAGGCACCTTCTACAAAGAGGTGCATGGAACAGCAATGGGCGCGGCCATTTCGGTCACGGCTGCTAACCTGACCTTGGAAGCTATAGAAGACCAAGCTCTGGCGTCTTTCCAACCTCGGCCTAAGGTCTTCCTGCGATATATTGATGATTGCTTTTGCATCATAAAATAG